A single region of the Bacillota bacterium genome encodes:
- a CDS encoding polysaccharide deacetylase family protein, giving the protein MTEGKRGRSPRLRRAAALLVGLLLAFLIWGWLYVWPWPRFIPVLTYHSVVPRVLMERTNPVFISTERFTEQIRFLKSHGYQTITPRQLEAFLAGDRTGLPRRPVMITFDDGYEDNYSEARPVLRSVGFSGLVSVIGRCIDEATAGSQVAPGLRYLTWDQLRTMSDEGTFEVGSHTYDSHHDVAIDARGTAASALTHRRFLWDKGRLETEEEYRSRLAADFQRSRDGITAAVGRAPTVITYPYGTSNGAVEEAARAAGFHLGLSTVRGFNLRSSPPMRVRRITVTERDGPLLFAFKLSPAHYVRDLFLEFCRRHGWLKEY; this is encoded by the coding sequence GTGACCGAAGGGAAACGCGGCCGATCGCCGCGGCTTCGAAGGGCCGCCGCCCTCCTGGTCGGCCTGCTCCTGGCTTTCCTGATCTGGGGCTGGCTCTATGTCTGGCCTTGGCCTCGCTTCATCCCGGTCCTGACCTACCACTCGGTGGTCCCCCGGGTCCTGATGGAACGGACCAACCCCGTCTTCATCTCCACTGAGCGCTTCACCGAGCAGATCCGCTTCCTCAAGAGCCACGGCTATCAGACCATTACCCCTCGCCAGCTGGAAGCCTTTCTGGCCGGCGACCGGACAGGCCTGCCGCGCCGGCCGGTAATGATCACCTTCGACGACGGCTACGAAGACAACTATAGCGAGGCCCGACCGGTCCTTCGATCGGTCGGCTTTTCCGGGCTGGTCAGCGTGATCGGCCGCTGCATCGACGAGGCCACGGCCGGTAGCCAGGTCGCCCCGGGCCTCCGTTACCTGACCTGGGATCAGCTCCGGACGATGTCCGACGAGGGCACTTTCGAGGTCGGTTCCCACACCTACGACAGCCATCACGACGTGGCCATCGACGCCCGGGGGACGGCCGCTTCCGCCCTCACTCATCGTCGATTCCTATGGGACAAAGGCCGCCTGGAGACTGAAGAGGAGTATCGGAGCAGACTGGCGGCGGATTTCCAGCGTTCCCGGGACGGCATCACCGCGGCCGTTGGGAGGGCCCCCACGGTCATCACTTATCCCTATGGTACGTCCAATGGGGCGGTCGAGGAGGCCGCCAGGGCCGCCGGGTTCCACCTGGGGCTGTCGACGGTCCGCGGGTTCAACCTGCGGAGCAGCCCGCCGATGCGGGTCCGGCGGATCACCGTCACCGAACGAGACGGACCCCTTCTCTTCGCCTTCAAGCTCAGCCCGGCTCACTATGTCCGGGATCTGTTCCTGGAGTTTTGCCGCCGGCATGGCTGGCTCAAGGAGTACTGA
- a CDS encoding quinate 5-dehydrogenase, translating to MKRVVSVSLGASDRDFKYTLNVLGEEFSIERMGADGDMRKAVQLVKDLDGKVDAFGMGGIDIYVRSRTAKYIIRSAAPLLRAARKTPMVDGSGLKHLLERRTVHFIDERVMPLRGKRCLVVSAVDRIGMAEGFTEVKADTIFGDFIFVLGLPIPLRTLGQLEAIARLLAPILVQLPFSWLYPTGEKQKGEGQAKKVSPTYARYYDWAEVVGGDWHYIAKYMPERMDGKVILTNTVTTANIAELKTRGVKTLVTATPDLGGRSPGTNVIEAILITLSGKSPAEVTEKDYDDLLNRIGFQPRVEQLN from the coding sequence GTGAAACGAGTCGTCAGCGTCAGCCTCGGAGCCTCGGACAGGGACTTCAAGTACACCCTGAACGTGTTGGGCGAGGAGTTCAGCATCGAGCGGATGGGCGCCGACGGGGACATGAGAAAGGCGGTTCAGCTCGTCAAGGACCTCGACGGCAAGGTCGACGCCTTCGGTATGGGCGGCATCGACATCTACGTCCGGTCCCGCACGGCCAAGTACATCATCAGGTCGGCGGCCCCTCTCCTCCGGGCCGCCCGGAAGACCCCGATGGTCGACGGGAGCGGCCTCAAGCACCTCCTTGAGCGGCGCACGGTGCATTTCATCGATGAGCGCGTCATGCCGCTTCGGGGTAAACGCTGCCTCGTCGTCTCAGCCGTCGACCGGATCGGGATGGCCGAGGGCTTCACCGAGGTCAAGGCCGATACCATCTTCGGCGACTTCATCTTCGTCCTCGGCTTGCCCATCCCCCTCCGGACCCTGGGTCAACTGGAAGCCATCGCCAGGCTGCTGGCCCCGATCCTCGTCCAACTCCCCTTCAGCTGGCTCTACCCCACCGGGGAGAAACAGAAGGGCGAGGGCCAGGCGAAGAAGGTCAGCCCGACGTACGCCCGGTACTACGATTGGGCCGAAGTGGTCGGGGGCGACTGGCACTACATCGCCAAGTACATGCCCGAGCGGATGGACGGCAAGGTCATCCTGACCAACACCGTGACCACGGCCAACATCGCCGAGCTCAAGACCCGCGGGGTCAAGACCCTCGTCACCGCCACCCCGGACCTGGGCGGCCGGTCGCCCGGGACGAACGTCATCGAGGCCATCCTGATCACCCTGTCCGGCAAGTCGCCGGCCGAGGTCACCGAGAAGGACTACGATGACCTACTTAACCGGATCGGTTTCCAACCGCGGGTCGAGCAGTTGAACTAG
- a CDS encoding helix-turn-helix transcriptional regulator: protein MRIADFIRIGEKLIDRNKIERAIDRILSLRASGLSQQEVADRLGVDRTLVSRLESVGEVRKGDSIAIIGFPVENKEDIARVAREEAADFVYVLNDKERWNLLSRSGAELFNELMRLMARIREFPVVIILGFNQPAHFIEALLDRQVTAVHLKQTAGSNGRFDPEELRRMIKSVKASRPAKSRTPNDRQ, encoded by the coding sequence GTGAGGATCGCGGACTTCATTCGTATCGGAGAGAAGCTGATCGATCGCAACAAGATCGAGCGGGCCATCGACCGGATCCTCTCGCTCAGGGCCAGCGGTCTGTCTCAGCAGGAGGTGGCCGACCGGCTCGGGGTCGATCGGACCCTGGTCTCGCGGCTGGAGAGCGTCGGCGAGGTCCGCAAGGGTGATTCCATCGCCATCATCGGCTTCCCCGTCGAGAACAAAGAGGACATCGCTCGGGTCGCCCGGGAAGAGGCGGCCGACTTTGTCTACGTCCTCAACGACAAGGAGCGGTGGAACCTGCTCAGCCGCAGCGGGGCCGAGCTCTTCAACGAGTTGATGAGGCTGATGGCCCGGATCCGCGAATTCCCGGTGGTCATCATCCTCGGTTTCAACCAGCCCGCCCACTTCATCGAGGCCCTCCTCGACCGACAGGTCACCGCCGTCCACCTCAAGCAGACCGCCGGCTCCAACGGCCGGTTCGACCCCGAGGAGCTGCGACGGATGATCAAGTCCGTGAAGGCCAGCCGGCCGGCCAAGTCGAGGACCCCCAACGACCGGCAGTAA
- a CDS encoding C-GCAxxG-C-C family protein, with protein sequence MVLDKPKSRGSDLGEIAVARFLAGYNCAEATFMTLAEALGFAGDYIPSVATGFGGGLGHTGLACGCLTGGIMAIGLAAGHKHADDLAGKERAINQAMDFRRAFEAAIGEINCRAMTGYDLTDPAQFEEYKVKVKPTRCAGYMRQAVALATKPLGLED encoded by the coding sequence ATGGTCCTGGACAAGCCCAAATCCCGCGGGTCCGATCTTGGGGAGATCGCCGTCGCCCGCTTCCTGGCCGGCTACAATTGCGCCGAGGCGACCTTCATGACCCTGGCCGAAGCCCTCGGTTTCGCCGGGGACTACATCCCCTCGGTGGCCACCGGCTTTGGCGGCGGGCTGGGCCACACCGGCTTGGCCTGTGGTTGCCTGACCGGGGGGATCATGGCCATCGGGCTGGCCGCCGGCCACAAACATGCCGACGACCTGGCCGGCAAGGAGCGGGCGATCAACCAGGCGATGGATTTCCGGCGGGCCTTCGAAGCGGCCATCGGGGAGATCAACTGCCGGGCCATGACCGGCTACGACCTGACCGATCCGGCTCAGTTCGAAGAATACAAGGTCAAGGTCAAACCGACCAGATGCGCGGGGTACATGCGCCAGGCCGTGGCCCTGGCCACCAAGCCATTGGGGCTGGAGGACTAG
- the dusB gene encoding tRNA dihydrouridine synthase DusB: protein MEQPVDRHREIPPGQAPTGLDRSVRIGPVITPSRVFAAPMAGVSDLPFRALAREQGCGLVYTEMLSDKALIYANRRTTRMVAIAPDEHPVAVQLLGSEPEPMAEAARLVAEAGADIVDVNLGCPAPKVVKNGEGSALMRDPEKAASIVGAVVRAVDLPVSAKIRKGFSPEEANAVEVARRLEAVGVAALAVHGRVRTQFYSGSADWAIIAAVKAAVRVPVVGNGDVVDGPSAESMIALTGCDAVMVGRAALGNPWVFGQIRHYLATGREAPPPSAEERVGMALRHLRAIVEHKGEHVGLLEMRKHAAWYIHGLRGAARARTQIMAARTPEEMAGVLRAYLSELNAAAP from the coding sequence ATGGAGCAGCCGGTTGATCGCCATCGAGAGATACCACCCGGCCAAGCCCCGACCGGCTTGGACCGATCAGTCCGGATCGGTCCGGTCATCACTCCGAGCCGCGTCTTTGCCGCCCCGATGGCCGGAGTCAGCGACCTCCCCTTCCGGGCCCTCGCCCGGGAGCAGGGGTGCGGCCTGGTCTATACGGAGATGCTCAGTGACAAGGCCCTCATCTACGCCAATCGTCGGACGACCCGAATGGTCGCCATCGCTCCCGACGAGCATCCCGTCGCCGTCCAACTCCTCGGGTCGGAGCCCGAACCGATGGCCGAGGCCGCCAGGCTCGTCGCCGAAGCCGGGGCTGACATCGTTGACGTCAACCTCGGGTGCCCGGCACCGAAGGTGGTCAAGAACGGCGAGGGCTCGGCCCTCATGCGGGACCCGGAGAAGGCCGCGTCGATTGTCGGGGCCGTCGTCCGGGCCGTCGATCTGCCGGTGAGCGCCAAGATCCGCAAAGGTTTCAGCCCTGAGGAAGCAAACGCCGTCGAGGTCGCCCGGCGCCTGGAGGCGGTCGGGGTGGCCGCCCTGGCCGTCCACGGGCGGGTCAGGACCCAGTTCTATTCCGGCTCGGCCGACTGGGCGATCATCGCCGCCGTCAAGGCGGCGGTCAGAGTTCCGGTGGTCGGCAACGGAGACGTGGTCGACGGCCCTTCGGCCGAATCGATGATCGCCCTCACCGGCTGTGACGCGGTGATGGTCGGCCGGGCGGCGCTGGGCAACCCATGGGTCTTCGGTCAGATCCGGCACTACCTGGCAACCGGGCGCGAGGCCCCGCCCCCTTCTGCCGAAGAGCGGGTCGGGATGGCCCTCCGCCACCTACGGGCCATCGTCGAGCACAAGGGGGAGCACGTCGGTCTTCTCGAGATGAGGAAGCACGCCGCCTGGTACATCCATGGCCTGCGGGGGGCGGCCAGGGCCAGGACCCAGATCATGGCCGCCAGGACCCCCGAGGAGATGGCCGGCGTCCTTCGCGCCTACCTGTCTGAGTTAAATGCGGCGGCCCCGTAA